In Thamnophis elegans isolate rThaEle1 chromosome 4, rThaEle1.pri, whole genome shotgun sequence, the following proteins share a genomic window:
- the LOC116506949 gene encoding LOW QUALITY PROTEIN: cytochrome c oxidase assembly factor 6 homolog (The sequence of the model RefSeq protein was modified relative to this genomic sequence to represent the inferred CDS: inserted 1 base in 1 codon), giving the protein MSAPSMKERKACWDARDFYWKCLDENMKDTSXCDNLRCSFENLCPQQWVKYFNKRRDYLQYKAQMESGKFLPSEKTES; this is encoded by the exons ATGTCAGCACCATCTATGAAAGAAAGGAAAGCCTGCTGGGATGCCCGAGATTTTTATTGGAAATGCTTAGATGAAAATATGAAAGATACAT AATGTGACAATTTGAGGTGCTCTTTTGAAAATTTATGCCCACAGCAGTGG GTTAAATACTTTAACAAAAGAAGAGATTATTTACAATATAAGGCACAAATGGAATCAGGAAAATTTCTGCCTTCAGAGAAAACAGAGTCATAG